The Triticum urartu cultivar G1812 chromosome 5, Tu2.1, whole genome shotgun sequence genome contains the following window.
TGCACCCACGACTAAATGCTCGACGAGCGGAGCATGTCCGTAGAGGGTGCATGTCGGGTGACACCGATAAGGAATCGCAGAGGGAGGGCTCTACGATGTATGGCAGGTCCTCAAATTTGGAAACCGTGGGTATTCATCTATCTATTATGAATCCTCCCTCTACAAGCAAGCAAAGGTGTTCCGTCAGCATATCTCACTCGAGGCTACCTCATCCAGTGATGTTGGCTATCTCTTTTATGCTCAATTAATTCGGAAGTGCTCCCAGATGGAATTTAATAGGGAGTGTCCCCGGTCCATCTTGGACACGGTCAACATTAACTCCTAGAATGATTCTTCTGGATATCCCACAAGGGTGATGGCGACATGACCTCTAAACAAGTTCCAATCGAGGCTCGGCTATAAAATCAAGGTTTGTTCCCGAACGAACTCCTCAATTCGTCTGCAGAATTTTCTCCTCGTTTGGAGACTACTGGCATTCATCCAATTAATTGTAGACCCAGAGCAATACCATGGTCAGCTAGGAGCCTACGTCCACACCTACCCGTTCAccggcggcggcaatgatgaagctGGGCTATCCTCGGTTTCTTCTCTCTGGCTATATTTTCCTCAGCCTTTTAGGGATTTGGGTGGTGGCCACGGCCGTTGTACCGGCAGGCCATCGTCCCGGCTGCCCGGCGAAGTGCGGCGACGTCGACATCCCGTTCCCGTTCGGCATCGGTGATCAGTGCGCGTTCCACCCCGGCTTTGGGCTCGACTGCACGGCCGTGGATGGCGTGAAGAAGCCTTTTGCGGGGACCGTCGAGGTGACTAAGATCTCCTTGACTAACGGCACGGCCACGATGAACACGGCCATCTCTTGGCAGTGCTATGTCCCGGCCACTGGCACTACGAACTATTCAAATGGATGGTTGAACCTCACCAACACACCTTTCTGGATATCGGAGGTTGATAATACAGTTATCGTCATCGGGTGCAATACTCTTGCTTATATGATAAGCTCTTCTGTAAGTACTTCGCTTTCTTATACTGAATTGATCCGGGTGAAAATGTCTGGAAAGCCGAATTTTTCTTTAATCAATTTAGAGGGTGTAAAACCTGCCCCAAACAACTGTTTTTAGTTCATTATTACATATCCATTATCAGATAACAAGCAAATGACATGCTATGAGTATTTTTCTTTTTGTGGATCATGCTATAAGTTAACTTAACAAAACACTAAAACTCTTATGTTGATGTTATTAGATACTCCATCCGTAAAGAAATATCAGAGTGTTTACATCACTAATTTACTAAAATAAATGCTTTaatatttatttacagagggagtattgTAGTTTATTATCCTAACCCTGCACTGAATCCACCCGATGGACGGCCGCTGGTCTTATGTCCACGATGTGTACTAGACCGGTAACTTCTAGGCctttagtttttcttttctttttttgcgggAATTCTAGCCCTTTAGTTTCTGTAAGCCCCGTGTTTTGTGTAGAGCTTGAAGCTCTCTCACCATTCGTGAGCAACAAAGCCCCTAATTTTTACATTGATTAACTTTCATATTTGTCTTTTTGCAAGAGACCTTTTAGTTCATACTCTCTCTTTTTCGgtttaggctggtcatagtgagGAGTAACATGTATGTGGTATCATGCAAGCCATTATTTATTAAGATGTAGACTCATTTTACCTTGGGATATGTTCTAAGTCAAACTTCTTTGAGTTTGACCATGTATATAGAATCACGTATTAACATCTACAACATCAAATATTTATATATATGTTTTTGGATAAAAGGTGGTTTGAATTGATTTAAAATATAGCATCAAGAAAACACAAACATAATGAGCACACACCTGGCCTCTGCATAGTTAGAATGCATACAACCAACATCAACACGTACACACAACAAATAAACCCGCCGACGAATAGCAAAGTCATACAAGACCAAATCTATGCCTTAGTGGAAAAAAACACTCAAAGTGATCAACATCGATCACCAAATTACATCAATGACCatatccacatcaagcatctttTAACACAACAAGGACAACAATATTCTTCAATAACAACGCCTTCAGAAAGGGAACGGCGCTCAAGAGCCGTTGTCACCGGATCCAACCACCAAAGACCAGATTCTACTATATGATGAAATATTTATATAGTATGAAAAAAATATTATGATGAATCTAATGAAGCTAATTTGGTGTTGTAATATTTGTATATTTTTTAGTAAATTTTGTCAAATGTAAAGATGTTTGGCTTAAAAGAAACCTAGAACTTAAAAGTATTTTGAAATAGAGGACTAGTGTAAGTTAGGTCCAGGACATCACATCATATTATATTTTCCACACGTGCAGTATGTAATAGGTTGCTCGTCCACGTGCGAGAGCGGCGACCCCCTGAAGAATGACACATGTTCTGGTGCTGGCTGCTGCCAAGCCAATGTCCCAAAAGACATACAGTATTATAATGGCTATTTCAACGAAAAGTACAACACCACAAAAATATGGCGAGACAGCCGCTGCAGCTACATAACAGTGATGGAAAAGGCAGCTTTCAACTTCAAAACTAGCTATGTCAAATCCACGTGTTTTATGATACATACAAGGGCAAAGTTCCTATTGTCCTGAACTGGCAAATAGCACTACAGACTTGCAAGGAAGTTAGGAACGAGAGTTCCTACGCATGTGTCAGCAGCCACAGTGTGTGTGTTGATTCCACCACCCACAACCCAGGCTATCGCTGCAACTGCTCTGATGGATACCAAGGCAATCCTTACATCGCGACTGGATGCCGGGGTATTGCTTCCTTGTGCATTGACATAAGACCTCACGTAAGAATCAAATTGTATACAGTGTTTAGCAATTCTAACTACAAACAATTGTTTGGTTCCAGATATCGATGAGTGCCGGCGCCTTGTCAATCCTTGCGGCGACGGTATATGCGAGAACACGCCAGGAAACTACAGCTGCTCATGCTACCCAGGGAATTATATGACGAATGGCGTTTGTGTGCCAATTCAAAAAAAGCCTTCCCGTTTTCAGGCAATGCCAGTTGTAGGTAAGTTCGTGTGTACGGCGAGCACCAAAATAACATCGCTTGTGGGCAATTAATTGGACACCTACGAAGTACAGTAATACGGAAGTTTGTACTAAGATGATAGCCTAATTTGTTTTCTTTAGAAGCAAGTCATGTTTGGCCAAATTTCTAATATCTCCCGTCACAAGTATGATCAGTTTCTTTTTATCAATCAAACATTTTAGAAGTGTGACCATCACTGTTGAAGATTTTACTACAAAATTGACAACATAAAATTGAAAGTACTAGATTCGTTATGGAATATGCTGTTATAATGCATGATTGTTTCTTAATTGAAAACAACGCATATTCATAGAAAATGATGGTCACTTTTCCTTCAACATAATACTTTTATTATAACTGGCCACTACACATGGAAACTAATTCATTTCGAACAAATACCTCATGCAGGTGCAAGTGTAGGACTTGTCGTCCTTGTGATTGTTGTAGCTTGTGCATGCTTGATCCAAGAGAGAAGAAAGCTACGAAATATGAAACTGGCCTACTTTCGGCAACACGGTGGTACGATATTATTTGAAGAAATGAAGTCACGGCAAGGCGCCGATGCATTCAAAATCTTCTCAGAAGAAGAATTGCAGCAAGCCACGAACAGGTTTAGTGAAAAACAAGTCATTGGTCGGGGAGGCCATGGAACTGTCTACAAGGGACTTCTCAAGAGTAATGTTGAAGTAGCAGTCAAGAGATGCATGACAATTGACGAGCAACACAAGAAAGAATTCGGCAAAGAAATGCTGATACTAGCCCAGATCAACCACAGAAATGTCGTGAAGCTCCTCGGGTGTTGCCTGGAGGTGGAAGTCCCCATGCTGGTGTACGAGTATGTCCCAAATGGCACGCTCTTTGATCTCATCCATGGCAACCATGGCTGGCGCATCTCCTTGGCCACTCGCTTGGGGATCGCCCATGACTCTGCCGAGGCACTCTCCTACCTTCATTCGGGGGCTTCAACTCCGATCCTCCATGGTGATGTTAAATCTTCCAACATCCTTCTCGACGATAACCACAAAGCTAAAGTCTCCGACTTTGGCGCCTCCATCCTTGCACCAACCGACGAGTCCCAGTTTGTCACACTTGTGCAAGGAACTTGTGGGTACCTCGACCCCGAATACATGCAAACATGTCAGTTGACAGACAAGAGTGACGTGTACAGCTTCGGTGTTGTTCTTCTGGAGCTGCTCACATGCAAGAAGCCATTTAATCTCGATGCCCTTGGGCAGGAGAAGAGCCTATCAATGATGTTTATGTCTGCGATGAAGGAGAATAGGCTTGAGGTTATGTTGGATGATGGGATCAAGGACGAGGACAATATGGAGATTCTTGAAGAGATCGCGGAGCTGGCAAAGCATTGTTTGGAGATGTCTGGTGAGAACAGGCCATCAATGAAGGAAGTTGCAGAGAAGCTCGATAGGCTGAGGAAGGTGATGCACCATCCATGGGTGCAACAGAATCCTGAAGAAATGGAAAGCTTACTTGAGGAACCCTCGGCAATGGTCCACTCGACGATTGTCAGTGATCAATATTTCAGCATTGAGAAGAAAGCTGTGACAAATCTGCAATCAGGGCGTTGAGTAATCGCATCTAATTATTTTGTATCAAAACAATCCATCAATTTGTATATGTACGTTATCTATTTCTCATTATCTTTGTCAATTGTACTGGGAATTCCCATCGTATTATAGTTGACCGAACGACATTACGATTACAAACGGCCACGTATTATAATTGTCATATGGAAGAACCGCGGATACATCACAATGTTGAAACCATCAACTAATTCTCCAGTATAAAACATAGTGTTACAGCGGGTCCAGACTAGTTGTCAGTTCTCACATACCAGATTCACGGAAATATTTACATTTACAAAGTTACAGCTGTGGTTATTTACAGATTTTCATCGAGGGGTGATTACTTACAGACTACAATCGATGCCGGACCTTAGTTTATACTAGTTGTTTACACAACCGATGCCAGACTACAACAGATACAATCAATGAAATAGCTTCACAACGTACATTAGTTTATACTAATTGTTTCATGGTGACTACCGGATCTTTGCTGACTGGTCCAACAACTGCTATTCCAGATCTATTCATTGGTTCGATGAAGGAAACATCAGAGCTAACAATTATGCTTGAGTATGAAGTGAGGATATAAGCATCTCTTATGACGAAGCCCTTGATGATGGGCAACGGGAAACCTTGTCCAAGATACGAGTTCACGTAGGGCACGAACAAATTTTTCAGGATGATACGCATCAGACTCTGACAATTTAACAGGATTAGCATCGGTTCAGAGTATCAGAACTCCAGAAGGAAAAAATGATGTTCAAGTAAGTAAAGTAAAATTAGGTATAATGAAACATGAGTGCAGCTCCATTAGTAACCATTGGTTTTTCTTTTAGCGTCAGGTTTAAGGACATCTCTGAAGGCATTTTCTGTTATAAAATGGTGCCCCTTCAAGTACTTAGCATAACATAATCTTTCATAATTCCTAGACATGACGTAGCAATTTCCAAGCTCATCTCAGTGCTAGCATTTAGATTAGGAATCTCCCCTGCTACATCTTACTAAAGTGTGCATTTGGGTGCAATTAAAGGCCCCTACCACTGGGAGACAAAAAAACTGAAAATGCCGAGGCAAAAATTACCTGCACTATACCAGTATGAAGTTTGCCAATGTCGCTCCACTTCAAGTCGAACGAGAAATAATTTAACTCAACCTTTCCAACGAGATTATTTCCAGAAACACTTGCATGTCCAGAAACAGCAACTGACTGCAAAAGCAATATGTATTACAATAAGAATAACATTAAGAGATTGAGAAAGATGCATATGTTTTCATGGAGATACAAACTTCCAATTATCCAATACAGCAAAGTAtagtttagtttagtttagtttgATTGTGTGAAAAGTTGAAATATTGAGAGCCTGAAGCAACATAAGAAGATATACtttaataccacccagatggtgCATATGCATTGTTATTTCACTCCAATAGATTACCTCTCATAAACTGAACAACTAGGATAGGAACACACAAAATCAGTGAAGAAAAACTCACCAGTGATATGCATGCAACTGGAACTTTATCATCAGAACCCAATACGATTACTGTGACATCTAAGTCCACTGTGGTGTCAATTCTACCCACATTAATCCTCACAGAGGGAGGTGATATAGCAGAAATGTTCAGCAGCATATCCTTGTTTGGATATTTACGGTACAACCTTGGAATCAAAAACCTCCAGCTAGCAGTGTTCAAAAGAAACTGATCGGGAACCTTGTCCACCATATGTTGTAGTAAACCAGCCTGAATGACGAAAGTAATCACATCAATCAGAATAGGCTCACTGGTATGTAGTAGTATAGTTGAAGCATGGAAAACGTCTAGGTTCAAGTTAGCAACTCTGCACTCACATAGTCAATAAGAATACTATTCTTTTGAAATAGGAAGAGAAAAGGAACAAGTTTACAATGATAAATGATCATAGTATACCTTGAAGTAGAGAGCTGAAACAGAGTTGAAAACATCTTCGTCCAATGAAATCCACAGCATGTTTGAAGAGCTGCCAAGAGGTGGTGCAAGTTTGGTATCACCAAAATGCATGTCACTCTGAGGAGCAGTTTTATCAGATGGAataaatagtccatctatatcaaacTCAACAGAGGAACTACTGAAGCGTGGATCATTAATAAATGTCACATTCATAGCAGCGACTCTATCAACATAAATTTCCTTTGGAAGACCTCCTAGGAAAAGGTCGAGCTTCGATGCACCCTCCACTATTTTGTTCGCAATCGCATTTTCCACAGATGATCTGATATGATTGCTAAAAGCATCTATGAATCTACAAAAAGCAAGAGGATATATCAACTGATGTGGGTTAAATAACATCTCACTAAAATTCGTTCAAAAAGAAAAACCCTAGTTCACTTCAGATACATATCATGCCAAGAGTTTTATATAGAAAAACCCTATTCAAAGGAGTTGACAAAGTACTCACAAATATGAAATTGTGAACCACGTACCCTTGATAAAACCAAGAGGATCCTCCATTGAGTGTTATGTCCAAGTCTTTCATATAACAGCCACATTCCATGACAAATAGTTTGAGCGATCCATTTTTATTCTTCAGCCCCATGGAAACCCCAACATCCATTCCTTCAACCTTAGTGAAAAGGATTCATGAATACACCTTGTACCTTCTTCCATATGCATGTCAAGGGTGTCTACTACTAAAAAGTTAAAAGGTAAAGGATGTGTAACTATCACATACTATGTCGCACCACAATGAACAAAACAAAGGTGCAAGGTTTGACATGCTAAGAACACTTCCAAGTAAATGTAAAAATTACATACAAAAGGCTGCAATTGTTTGCAAAGGAAGGCATGTAATTTGAATCCAGGTACTTAGTTTCTTGTGCAAGCTTTTCAACTTaaataattttaaaaataaaaGTAACTCACTTTTTGCCTTGTCCAAATGAACAACAAGCTTATTATCAGACCAAAATGATTTATGACGCATACGGCATTTCTAAGTTACCTTGCCGAAATACTGTTTAGTTGCTTGCTTCTGTCTAGGTGTATAGTTAGATTCTACTGCCTCCGTTgccaaatataagatgttttggatatttcaatatggactacatacggattgaaatgagtgaacaaacacactaaaacgtGTCTATATACATTCGATTCAGGAAAAAGTTAAAACAacttatatttgtgaacggagggagtagatcgTAAGTTCAAAACCCCATTGTGCTAAAATGTCATATGCTGGTCAAAGCAATCCTGCAGGCTGACCAAATTGAATCCTAAGTAAAAAAGTCATGCTGGTACCAATATGTAGCCAAGATATGAGTATTGTTTCAATTGAAGCTTATGTAAAACAATCATGCTGCACTAATAGGTAGGAAAAATATCATTATCCCATAAAATAGTTTGTACTACTGTATAATACACATAGACACCCATGTACTTACTGAAGAGATGAAAATTTCTTTACAGCCGATGTATATATGAATTAGTTCTCCGAAAACTAGGTTTACGTCTATTCTTGAGGATGCAATTACCTCTACTTATGAGCATTATTAACATTCATGAACCAATTAGTACCTGAAGCCCGTCAGTCGTATTACCTGAACGGAAGCATTCCCGCTGTCAGAGATCTCAACGAGCCAGGAGCTGTACGAGTAGCTCCACTCCATGGTGATGTTGACGCTGGACAGGGACGCGGCCACCACGACCCCCGTGTCCCCGGCGGCGACGGTGGAGTCGGCGACTGCCACGCCGCCGAGCACGATGCGGGAGGCGACCGTGCGGACGGCGCCGATGATGGGGATGCTGACGGACCGCTCGATGTCGGGGACGCTCAGCTGCGCGAGGGTCTCGGCGGCTCGGGGCACGAGCAGGTCCTTGGCGAAGTCGAGGCCGGACTGAGAGATGACGGCGGAGATGTGCGGCGAGCCGGCGGCGGGGGAGGAGGTGGAGAATAGGAGggtgaggaggaggacgaggaggagacggGTGACCATGGCGGCGAGGGGGATAGCGttcgccggcggcggcggaagTGGGTTGCGTCAGGGAGAAGAACACACGCGCGGCGGGGGGGAGCTTGCGAGCTCGCGACGGCTTTGACCGGCCGCGGCTTCAGTGAGGAGCGATTGGGGTTTGCCAGGGTTGACGTGGCGCAAACGTGGCTCGGTTGGCCACCCGTCAGCCGGCGGCGTGTAGCATCGCCCGTCCACATGTgttcttcttcttttgcttaAGAAATGCTAGCCATGTGAAAGAGCGAAAAGCCGTCAATGCAATAGAAACAACACGACAGTTCTCATCAATATGTGTGTGCGGTAAGGTAGTCGTGCACGATTGTGGCGTGGCTTGTTGGGTCCGTCCCACCTGGTGACGGTTCGCGTATCGCTCCGTCGATTGCGGAGGCGATTAGGGTTTCGGACGTACTTCCTCACCCATAGCTCTCGTCTGTGATCGATCGCCATCTCTCTGACCTTGATCGATTTCGTTCGTCTCTCGCATCTAAGCGAGCCTCGTCGTAACCCCTCCACCAAAACCTTCTGTGTGCTCCCTAGGGCGCACGGTCATAAGACACCAAAACCCTAGGAGGTGCCCGGCGGCGGCCATTGGCCGACAGGAGgtagatggagggagtagcagGGATGTTGAGGAGTCTCAAGTTGTCGGAGGAAGAGAGGAAAGGGGTCAAGATCCGGCTGGGGGGAAGGAGAAAGGGAAAGGATCGAAGTTTCAGGCGGTGGGGAGAGTGGTGTCCGAGAAGCCGGCTCATCCAGATGCGATTTGCCTCTCCTTGGGCCGGATCTGGTGCCCGATAAAAGGAATTGACTGCAAGGAGGCGGGGGATAACAGGTTTGTGTTCACACTCAAACAGGAGTCTGGTAAGCGGAAGGCACTTGAGGACGGGCCGTGGATGTTTGATAAGGATCTTGTTGTGGTGGAGGACTATGATCCAAGCAAGAGAATAGAGGACTATGACTTCAATGACATCTCTATATGGGTGAGAATCTTCAGTCTCCCTCTCGGTATGATGAATGAAGCCACAGCGGAGGAAATAGGCAACATCATTGGGCGATTTGTTGAAGTGGATGCTGGTGCGGATGGAAGAGCAATTGGCAAATTCTTACGGGTGAAAATCAGGATGAACATAGAGAAGCCAATCATGAGAGGGTTTACCCTAGATGatgaggatgagaaggaaccacAGAAGAGAAAGAAGGATATGAGTATTGATGGGAAGgagggagaggaggaagaaggtcTCTGGTGCCGCTTCGAATATGAGTTCTTGCCTGACTTTTGTTACACATGCGGCTTCATCGGACATGTGGCCAAGGAGTGCTCTATCAAGATGAAGAAAGGTGAGGACCCTCAATTTGGCCCTTGGCTTAGAGCAGATATGGGGAAGAGGAGGTTTGCACATGAGGAAGACCGCAGTTGGAAGGGAAGGGGAGGTAGTGCAGGAGGTTTTCGGCAGTATGGGTATAGCCGTGCGGGAGGAAGATCGGGGAGTGGGAGTGGCAGCGACAGCGACAGCTTATCTTGGAGGAAGGAGGGAGCTCGGGAGGGAGATGGGAAAGGAGGCAAAGCTGAGGGGGAAGAGGAAGTCACGAGTCCTGCAAAGGTGTTAACCAACAACCCTGCACATGGTGGAAAACCGAGGAGGTTGAATATGAATGAGGCTGCTGCACAGGTTCCGGTCACATGTGATAACACGCCCCAGGGGAAAGAGGTGGCCTTGCTTGAGCAGCATGCCAATCTGAGGGAGAAATCACAGGTGTCGCTCCCTAAGGAGAAAGTGGAGGCAAAGGAGAAGGGTCCAGTAACACAGCCACGGGCGGCCACTAAGGGCAGGATGGAGGCGGGCGGAAAACAAAACCATAAAAAGGGGGGACGTTCCACCGGCTTCCCAGGAAGAATGAAAGTAACAGGGGCGAAGGGCATAGCAGCGAGCTTGTACTGGGACAGAAGAGATGTCATGAGAAGGACGAGGTAGGGGTGGAGGAGGAAGCGAAGAGAGGGAAGCTGATGGAAGGGGGAGTGGTTGTGAGCGAATGCAAGGagggaacaacaaacaacaatatTAATGTTGACAAGATAT
Protein-coding sequences here:
- the LOC125509680 gene encoding putative BPI/LBP family protein At1g04970 gives rise to the protein MVTRLLLVLLLTLLFSTSSPAAGSPHISAVISQSGLDFAKDLLVPRAAETLAQLSVPDIERSVSIPIIGAVRTVASRIVLGGVAVADSTVAAGDTGVVVAASLSSVNITMEWSYSYSSWLVEISDSGNASVQVEGMDVGVSMGLKNKNGSLKLFVMECGCYMKDLDITLNGGSSWFYQGFIDAFSNHIRSSVENAIANKIVEGASKLDLFLGGLPKEIYVDRVAAMNVTFINDPRFSSSSVEFDIDGLFIPSDKTAPQSDMHFGDTKLAPPLGSSSNMLWISLDEDVFNSVSALYFKAGLLQHMVDKVPDQFLLNTASWRFLIPRLYRKYPNKDMLLNISAISPPSVRINVGRIDTTVDLDVTVIVLGSDDKVPVACISLSVAVSGHASVSGNNLVGKVELNYFSFDLKWSDIGKLHTGIVQSLMRIILKNLFVPYVNSYLGQGFPLPIIKGFVIRDAYILTSYSSIIVSSDVSFIEPMNRSGIAVVGPVSKDPVVTMKQLV